In one Ornithinimicrobium pratense genomic region, the following are encoded:
- a CDS encoding TetR/AcrR family transcriptional regulator: MARSRTPALTRGRIRDAALALIDEDGLGAVTMRRLAEQLGVQAASLYGHFPTKDDVLDAVANLLVADVDTSGFERGWREGLLTWGRSYRAALMAHPGAVPLIASGTQRRETFLAMADAVHGGLLASGWAPRRATEISGMVKYLVIGSASTPFASGFADDVQVYLNRYPHLTQGAHRLRSEATRIDEDSFELGLRCLIRGLEPGPEGDLTRPSRPLTDA, encoded by the coding sequence ATGGCCAGGTCCCGCACCCCCGCGCTGACCCGGGGCCGGATCCGCGACGCCGCGCTGGCGCTCATCGACGAGGACGGCCTGGGCGCGGTGACGATGCGTCGGCTGGCCGAGCAGCTCGGCGTGCAGGCCGCCTCGCTGTACGGCCACTTCCCCACCAAGGACGACGTCCTGGACGCGGTGGCGAACCTCCTGGTGGCCGACGTCGACACCTCCGGGTTCGAGCGCGGCTGGCGCGAAGGCCTGCTGACCTGGGGGCGCTCCTACCGTGCGGCGCTGATGGCGCACCCCGGCGCGGTACCGCTCATCGCCTCCGGCACCCAGCGCAGGGAGACCTTCCTCGCCATGGCTGACGCCGTCCACGGCGGGCTGCTGGCCTCGGGCTGGGCGCCGCGTCGGGCCACGGAGATCTCGGGGATGGTCAAGTACCTCGTCATCGGCTCGGCCTCCACCCCGTTCGCGTCCGGCTTCGCCGACGACGTCCAGGTCTACCTCAACCGCTATCCGCACCTGACCCAGGGCGCGCACCGGCTCCGGTCGGAGGCGACGCGCATCGACGAGGACAGCTTCGAGCTCGGACTGAGGTGCCTGATCCGTGGCCTGGAGCCAGGACCCGAAGGAGACCTGACGCGACCGTCCAGACCGCTCACGGACGCCTGA
- a CDS encoding acyl-CoA dehydrogenase family protein, whose protein sequence is MAPKTAVAPLDLFAIDQLVDEEDRDIQRTVQELVTQRIKPHLAQWYEAGHVPVRELAPELGSLGLLGMHLEGYGCAGTSATAYGLACLELEAGDSGIRSLVSVQGSLAMFAIWRWGSEEQKQEWLPRMAAGEAIGCFGLTEPDFGSNPGGMRTRAVRDGDDWVLTGNKMWITNGSVADVAVVWAQTDEGVRGFVVPTGTPGFSAPEIHRKLSLRASITSELVLDGVRVPAGAVLPEVRGLKGPLSCLNEARFGIVFGAVGAARDSLEATIRYAQERDIFDKPLAAYQLTQAKLADMGLELGKAMLLALHLGRLKDEGTLVPDQISLGKLNNVREAIKIARECRAIMGAAGITLEHPVLRHANNLESVLTYEGTSEVHQLIIGQALTGHSAFR, encoded by the coding sequence ATGGCACCGAAGACAGCTGTTGCCCCGCTGGACCTGTTCGCCATCGACCAGCTCGTGGACGAGGAGGATCGGGACATCCAGCGGACCGTCCAGGAGCTGGTGACCCAGCGGATCAAGCCGCACCTGGCGCAGTGGTACGAGGCCGGACACGTGCCGGTCCGCGAGCTCGCCCCTGAGCTTGGCTCGTTGGGGCTGCTGGGGATGCACCTGGAGGGGTACGGCTGCGCCGGGACCAGCGCGACCGCATACGGGCTGGCCTGTCTGGAGCTGGAGGCCGGCGACTCCGGCATCCGCTCGCTGGTCAGCGTCCAAGGCTCGCTGGCGATGTTCGCGATCTGGCGGTGGGGCTCGGAGGAGCAGAAGCAGGAGTGGCTGCCGCGGATGGCGGCCGGCGAGGCGATCGGCTGCTTCGGCCTGACCGAGCCCGACTTCGGCTCCAACCCGGGAGGTATGCGGACCCGCGCCGTGCGTGACGGTGACGACTGGGTGCTCACCGGCAACAAGATGTGGATCACCAACGGCTCGGTCGCCGACGTGGCCGTGGTCTGGGCACAGACCGACGAGGGTGTCCGGGGCTTCGTCGTCCCGACCGGCACCCCGGGCTTCTCCGCGCCCGAGATCCATCGCAAGCTCTCGCTGCGCGCGTCGATCACCAGCGAGCTGGTCCTGGACGGGGTGCGGGTGCCCGCCGGCGCGGTCCTCCCCGAGGTCCGCGGCCTCAAGGGCCCCCTGTCCTGCCTGAACGAGGCACGCTTCGGCATCGTCTTCGGCGCGGTGGGGGCCGCCCGCGACAGCCTGGAGGCGACGATCCGCTACGCCCAGGAGCGGGACATCTTCGACAAGCCACTGGCCGCCTACCAGCTCACCCAGGCCAAGCTCGCCGACATGGGTCTGGAGCTGGGCAAGGCGATGCTGCTGGCGCTGCACCTGGGGCGGCTGAAGGACGAGGGCACGCTGGTCCCAGACCAGATCTCCCTGGGCAAGCTCAACAACGTCCGCGAGGCCATCAAGATCGCCCGCGAGTGCCGCGCCATCATGGGGGCTGCGGGCATCACCCTGGAGCACCCGGTCCTGCGGCACGCCAACAACCTGGAGTCGGTGCTGACCTACGAGGGCACCTCCGAGGTGCACCAGCTGATCATCGGCCAGGCACTGACCGGGCACTCCGCCTTCCGCTGA
- a CDS encoding NAD-dependent epimerase/dehydratase family protein: MSRRVLITGATGEIGLLLAERLRDDYELVQHGRTPRTQEQEEQLQEADLEDYEQVRALMDGVDTVLHLAGSASPDSAWEDVLGANIIGLRNVLEAAREHGVRRVVFASSNHAMGMYDRHEQWPVYPHHLPRGDSLYGVSKAFGEILGRYYHDQHGLDFIALRIGWMSGDPTLVDEDVLRAMWLSQDDTEQVFRRAIEAEVTFGLYYAISDNPNRRWDLTNTMLDLGYRPRDSWTEFEPEDIVEGGAAVRDNWPEDS, from the coding sequence ATGTCACGACGTGTCCTCATCACAGGTGCCACCGGAGAGATCGGGCTGCTGCTCGCCGAGCGACTCCGCGACGACTACGAGCTGGTCCAGCACGGGCGCACCCCGCGCACCCAGGAGCAGGAGGAGCAGCTGCAGGAGGCCGACCTGGAGGACTATGAGCAGGTCAGGGCGCTGATGGACGGGGTCGACACCGTGCTGCACCTGGCTGGCTCAGCCTCACCGGATTCCGCCTGGGAGGACGTGCTCGGCGCAAACATCATCGGCCTGCGCAATGTGCTGGAGGCGGCCCGCGAGCACGGGGTGCGCCGCGTGGTGTTCGCCTCCAGCAACCACGCGATGGGCATGTACGACCGTCATGAGCAGTGGCCGGTCTACCCCCACCACCTGCCCCGCGGCGACTCCCTCTACGGCGTCTCCAAGGCCTTCGGCGAGATCCTGGGCAGGTACTACCACGACCAGCACGGTCTGGACTTCATCGCGCTGCGCATCGGGTGGATGTCCGGCGACCCGACCCTCGTCGACGAGGACGTGCTGCGCGCGATGTGGCTGAGCCAGGACGACACCGAGCAGGTCTTCCGCCGGGCGATCGAAGCCGAAGTTACCTTCGGGCTCTACTACGCCATCTCCGACAACCCCAACCGGCGCTGGGACCTGACCAACACGATGCTCGACCTCGGCTACCGCCCGCGGGACTCTTGGACCGAGTTCGAGCCGGAGGACATCGTCGAGGGCGGGGCCGCGGTGCGCGACAACTGGCCCGAGGACTCCTGA
- a CDS encoding YeiH family protein, which yields MSSVLTLPSLRPVLDAWPAVLAALAAVLIGRLVPTVSPLLWAMVLGILVANSPIMADQGRKSVQKAAKTLLRLGIVALGALLSWSALAALGLTGLLVIVVTVVAVFTLTCLIGDRLGLPRGLVTLTAAGFSICGAAAIAAVEGSIRRRDQDVALALAMVTIFGTVMTFTVPFLGTVLDLGPEEVGIWVGASIHEVAQVVVAASLVGGAAGVALTAATTVKLGRVALLVLAYLGALRRERVRLRGGGPDDSHQDTGDQPGRRGAPHLCGCAPSSRGSSSASC from the coding sequence GTGAGTTCGGTGCTGACCCTGCCCAGCCTCCGGCCCGTGCTCGACGCCTGGCCCGCCGTCCTCGCAGCCCTCGCCGCGGTGCTCATCGGCCGCTTGGTCCCCACCGTCAGCCCGCTGCTGTGGGCCATGGTCCTGGGCATCCTGGTGGCGAACAGCCCCATCATGGCGGACCAGGGACGCAAGAGCGTGCAGAAGGCCGCCAAGACCTTGCTGCGCCTCGGCATCGTGGCGTTGGGGGCCCTGCTGTCATGGTCCGCGCTGGCGGCGCTCGGCCTCACCGGCCTCCTGGTCATCGTCGTCACCGTGGTCGCCGTCTTCACCCTCACCTGTCTCATCGGGGACCGGCTCGGTCTCCCCCGGGGCCTGGTGACGCTGACGGCCGCGGGCTTCTCCATCTGCGGGGCGGCGGCGATCGCGGCGGTGGAGGGCAGCATCCGGCGCCGGGACCAGGACGTGGCCCTGGCGCTGGCGATGGTCACCATCTTCGGGACCGTGATGACCTTCACCGTGCCCTTCCTCGGCACCGTGCTGGACCTCGGGCCAGAAGAGGTGGGCATCTGGGTGGGTGCCAGCATCCATGAGGTGGCCCAGGTCGTCGTCGCTGCATCCTTGGTCGGGGGCGCGGCCGGCGTCGCCCTCACCGCGGCCACCACCGTCAAGCTGGGCCGGGTGGCCCTGCTCGTCCTGGCCTACCTGGGCGCGCTGCGCCGCGAGCGGGTCCGCCTGCGTGGCGGGGGCCCGGACGACAGTCACCAGGACACCGGTGACCAGCCCGGCCGTCGGGGGGCACCTCACCTGTGCGGCTGCGCGCCTTCGTCCCGTGGTTCCTCGTCGGCTTCGTGCTGA
- a CDS encoding SixA phosphatase family protein, whose product MTRTLVLMRHGKSDWSVNVSDQDRPLTERGRRQATEAGRWLERHGGALDLALVSPAERANTAWTLAAAELSEPPPVRSERGAYTFDGLDLLALVRSLGQERRVVLVGHNPACEEMVELLTGQRPEMKTSALAVIELPDWRSPGTLVTHGRPPS is encoded by the coding sequence GTGACCCGCACGCTGGTGCTCATGCGGCACGGGAAGTCGGACTGGTCGGTCAACGTCAGCGACCAGGACCGACCGCTCACCGAGCGTGGCCGTCGCCAGGCGACCGAGGCCGGGAGGTGGCTGGAGCGCCACGGCGGTGCCCTTGACCTCGCCCTTGTCTCGCCGGCCGAGCGGGCCAACACTGCCTGGACACTGGCCGCGGCCGAGCTCTCCGAGCCGCCCCCGGTGCGCAGCGAGCGGGGTGCCTACACCTTCGACGGGCTCGACCTGCTGGCGCTCGTGCGCTCTTTGGGCCAGGAGCGCCGGGTCGTCCTGGTCGGTCACAACCCGGCGTGCGAGGAGATGGTGGAGCTGCTGACCGGGCAGCGGCCGGAGATGAAGACCTCCGCGCTGGCGGTCATCGAGCTGCCGGACTGGCGCTCGCCGGGCACGCTGGTGACGCACGGCCGCCCACCGTCCTGA
- a CDS encoding winged helix DNA-binding domain-containing protein, which yields MSTPDRLVTDRERRARLARRHALHPDHRVRDTLAATRAMTVLHATEASSVHLAVQARTDQPVTEVERALYEERSVVKQLAMRRTLFAFPRDLLPAALGSAAARVAAEQRRLVARDVEQYGIAPDGQAWLEQACAAVLDHLGSTGPRTARQLREELPALAGTVTYALDRKYGGTLHIAPRVLTTLGAEGLIVRGRGDGHWRTSRPTWTLGAEWLGAPVTPASSREGYAELVRRWLRTFGPGTLEDVQWWLGSTKTAARTALADVDAVEVGLERGRTGWLLPDDLEEAPDVEPWAALLPSLDPTTMGWKERDFYLDPRRTAYLFDSNGNGGTTAWWDGQVVGAWVQDPEGVVRVVPAPGVDLGADARRALDATAGRLTTWLDGTVISNIYKSALMKGERLP from the coding sequence GTGAGCACACCTGACCGCCTCGTCACCGACCGGGAGCGCCGGGCGCGCCTGGCCCGACGGCACGCCCTGCATCCGGACCACCGGGTTCGCGACACCCTGGCCGCCACCCGCGCCATGACCGTGCTGCACGCGACCGAGGCCTCCAGCGTCCACCTCGCAGTGCAGGCCCGGACCGATCAGCCGGTCACCGAGGTCGAGCGGGCGCTGTACGAGGAGCGCAGCGTCGTCAAGCAGCTCGCGATGCGGCGCACGCTCTTCGCCTTTCCACGCGACCTGCTGCCTGCCGCCCTGGGCAGCGCCGCGGCCCGGGTGGCCGCCGAACAGCGCCGGTTGGTCGCTCGCGACGTGGAGCAGTACGGCATCGCGCCCGATGGCCAGGCCTGGCTCGAGCAGGCCTGCGCCGCGGTCCTGGACCACCTGGGCAGCACCGGTCCCCGGACCGCCCGGCAGCTGCGCGAGGAGCTGCCCGCGCTCGCCGGGACCGTCACCTACGCCCTGGACAGGAAGTACGGCGGCACGCTGCACATCGCGCCCCGCGTGCTCACCACGCTGGGAGCGGAGGGCCTGATCGTACGTGGCCGGGGCGACGGCCACTGGCGCACCTCCCGCCCCACCTGGACGCTGGGCGCCGAATGGCTCGGCGCACCGGTGACGCCGGCATCCTCGCGGGAGGGGTATGCCGAGTTGGTGCGCCGGTGGCTGCGCACCTTCGGGCCCGGCACCCTGGAGGACGTGCAGTGGTGGCTGGGCTCGACCAAGACCGCCGCGCGCACCGCTCTGGCAGACGTCGATGCCGTCGAGGTGGGGCTGGAGCGGGGCCGGACGGGGTGGCTGCTGCCCGACGACCTGGAGGAGGCGCCCGACGTCGAACCGTGGGCGGCGCTGCTGCCGAGCCTGGACCCGACGACGATGGGGTGGAAGGAGCGGGACTTCTACCTGGACCCGCGGCGCACGGCATACCTCTTCGACAGCAACGGCAACGGCGGCACCACGGCCTGGTGGGACGGCCAGGTGGTCGGAGCCTGGGTGCAGGACCCCGAGGGTGTCGTCCGGGTCGTGCCTGCCCCTGGCGTGGACCTCGGCGCCGACGCCCGCCGCGCGTTGGACGCAACTGCCGGGCGCCTGACCACCTGGCTGGACGGCACCGTCATCTCCAACATCTACAAGTCGGCGTTGATGAAGGGCGAGCGCCTGCCCTGA
- a CDS encoding SNF2-related protein, giving the protein MSEPIDRARLREAVEAGEWLAPRARQVLDHRESTLSQATAASQQLLSAAVDLRQGALRWQVLPLGPRDGDRLGQLAQAGGLTRLTPEQESAVRELAQDVPEAVEQTRVLRGLRRVFSLPRQREAAEPVARKLLEGYAVWGGEQVGQLLDQMEAQAREPVFPVALEQALSPALGLVGRLDPAGRAGPGGARRATPPRRQAVVQVGELAALPAAVRLVAPVIAEEPAARQAALGAGEAVRAAAAARLLAQMPVDRLREATRERLRVGALVDAGITTVGAALDQGHRLHRIDGVGELTARRMLGAARTLRGLAEDDAAVIIDPHDRTPEAARLLTALHTWEVVRQAAKATDLVALAQTLQPFADRLDGATHSHLAVLSDGPTAGDLQALAQPLLEQARDLRAALRQAGDDDPWADFRRRPADYYALLSELGLVEETGTYGDLPGDVVEAVRAQDLDTSLLHVSLRGYQSFAARFALVQRKVLIGDEMGLGKTIEALAVLAHRAAEGGRWFLVVCPAAVVSNWVREVGQRTDLVARRVHGLRRGKHWTAGGRTEGWR; this is encoded by the coding sequence ATGAGCGAGCCGATCGACCGCGCCCGGTTGCGCGAGGCGGTCGAGGCGGGGGAGTGGCTCGCGCCGCGCGCCCGGCAGGTGCTCGACCACCGGGAGTCGACGCTGTCGCAGGCGACGGCAGCCAGCCAGCAGCTGCTCTCCGCCGCTGTGGACCTGCGCCAGGGTGCGCTGCGCTGGCAGGTGCTGCCGCTCGGTCCGAGGGACGGCGACCGGTTGGGGCAGCTGGCCCAGGCCGGGGGGCTGACCCGGCTGACCCCCGAGCAGGAGAGCGCGGTCCGGGAGCTGGCGCAGGACGTGCCCGAGGCGGTCGAGCAGACCCGGGTGCTGCGCGGGCTGCGGCGCGTCTTCTCCCTGCCGCGGCAGCGCGAGGCGGCCGAGCCGGTCGCGCGCAAGCTGCTCGAGGGGTATGCCGTGTGGGGCGGTGAGCAGGTCGGGCAGCTGCTGGACCAGATGGAGGCCCAGGCCCGCGAGCCGGTGTTCCCCGTAGCACTGGAGCAGGCGCTCTCCCCTGCGTTGGGGCTGGTGGGCAGGCTCGACCCAGCCGGGCGAGCAGGGCCCGGCGGGGCCCGTAGGGCCACCCCGCCACGGCGGCAGGCCGTGGTCCAGGTCGGGGAGCTGGCGGCCCTGCCCGCAGCGGTCCGCCTGGTCGCCCCGGTCATCGCCGAGGAGCCGGCGGCCCGGCAGGCCGCTCTCGGCGCGGGTGAGGCCGTGCGGGCGGCGGCCGCGGCCCGGCTGCTGGCGCAGATGCCGGTCGACCGGCTCCGCGAGGCGACCCGGGAACGGCTGCGCGTGGGTGCCCTTGTGGATGCCGGCATCACCACGGTGGGCGCGGCGCTCGACCAGGGGCACCGGTTACACCGCATCGACGGCGTGGGGGAGCTGACCGCACGCCGGATGCTTGGCGCCGCGAGGACCCTGCGCGGCTTGGCCGAGGACGACGCCGCGGTCATCATCGACCCGCACGACCGCACGCCGGAGGCGGCACGCCTGCTGACCGCGCTGCATACCTGGGAGGTGGTGCGGCAGGCGGCCAAGGCGACCGACCTGGTGGCGCTGGCCCAGACCCTGCAGCCGTTCGCCGACCGGTTGGACGGGGCCACCCACAGCCATCTGGCGGTCCTCAGCGACGGACCCACCGCGGGGGACCTGCAGGCCCTCGCCCAGCCGCTGCTGGAGCAAGCGAGGGACCTGCGGGCCGCGCTGCGGCAGGCCGGCGATGACGATCCGTGGGCCGACTTCCGGCGCCGGCCGGCGGACTACTACGCCCTGCTGTCCGAGTTGGGCCTGGTCGAGGAGACCGGCACCTACGGAGACCTGCCCGGCGACGTCGTCGAGGCCGTCCGCGCCCAGGACCTGGACACCAGCCTCCTGCACGTCTCCCTGCGCGGCTACCAGAGCTTCGCCGCCCGGTTCGCGCTCGTGCAGCGCAAGGTGCTCATCGGCGACGAGATGGGCCTGGGCAAGACGATTGAGGCGCTGGCGGTGCTGGCCCACCGCGCGGCAGAGGGCGGCCGCTGGTTCCTCGTCGTGTGCCCGGCGGCGGTGGTGAGCAACTGGGTGCGCGAGGTGGGGCAGCGCACGGACCTGGTCGCTCGCAGGGTGCACGGGCTCCGTCGGGGGAAGCACTGGACCGCTGGCGGACGGACGGAGGGGTGGCGGTGA
- a CDS encoding DEAD/DEAH box helicase: MTTYETLGLVWQELDGFELDGFVVDEAHYVKNPAAQRSQRVGALVARTQHVVLLTGTPLENRSSEFEALVGYLRPDLLEGGEPSAADFRRAVAPVYLRRNIEDVLVELPELVEVDEWLELSPADETAYRDAVAEGNFMAMRRAAFAAGGSSAKLQRLVELVVEAEDNGRRLLVFSHFRDVLDQVAQALPGPVYGPITGSVPAAERQRIVDDFSGAEGGAALVAQIQAGGVGLNIQAASVVVLCEPQVKPTTEWQAVARARRMGQLETVQVHRLLAEDSVDERMVEILSGKSEIFHQFARVSETAQAAPEAYDVSETDLARRVVAAERQRLFPDGVQVPAEPQCPPAS; this comes from the coding sequence GTGACCACCTACGAGACGCTCGGCCTGGTGTGGCAGGAGCTGGACGGTTTCGAGCTGGACGGGTTCGTCGTCGACGAGGCGCACTACGTCAAGAACCCCGCCGCCCAGCGCTCGCAGCGCGTGGGTGCCCTGGTGGCGCGGACACAGCACGTGGTGCTGCTGACCGGGACCCCGCTGGAGAACCGGAGCTCCGAGTTCGAGGCGCTCGTGGGCTACCTGCGCCCCGACCTGCTCGAGGGCGGGGAGCCCTCGGCCGCGGACTTTCGGCGCGCGGTGGCGCCGGTCTACCTGCGCCGCAACATCGAGGACGTGCTCGTGGAGCTGCCCGAGCTGGTCGAGGTCGATGAGTGGCTGGAGCTGTCCCCGGCCGACGAGACGGCCTACCGGGACGCCGTCGCCGAGGGCAACTTCATGGCGATGCGCCGCGCCGCCTTCGCCGCCGGAGGCAGCTCGGCCAAGCTTCAGCGGCTGGTCGAGCTGGTGGTGGAGGCCGAGGACAACGGCCGGCGGCTGCTGGTCTTCTCCCACTTCCGCGACGTGCTCGACCAGGTGGCGCAGGCCCTGCCGGGGCCGGTCTACGGCCCGATCACCGGGTCGGTGCCAGCCGCCGAGCGGCAGCGGATCGTCGACGACTTCTCCGGCGCCGAGGGCGGCGCGGCCTTGGTCGCCCAGATCCAGGCCGGCGGCGTGGGGCTGAACATCCAGGCCGCCTCCGTCGTCGTCCTGTGTGAGCCCCAGGTCAAGCCCACGACTGAGTGGCAGGCCGTGGCCCGGGCCCGCCGGATGGGCCAGCTGGAGACGGTGCAGGTGCACCGGTTGCTCGCCGAGGACAGCGTGGACGAGCGGATGGTGGAGATCCTGTCGGGCAAGAGTGAGATCTTCCACCAGTTCGCCCGCGTCAGCGAGACCGCCCAAGCCGCGCCGGAGGCCTACGACGTGAGCGAGACCGACCTGGCCCGGCGGGTGGTGGCGGCCGAGCGGCAGCGGCTCTTCCCCGACGGAGTGCAGGTCCCAGCTGAGCCTCAGTGCCCGCCCGCGAGCTGA
- a CDS encoding NAD(P)/FAD-dependent oxidoreductase: protein MDLLVVGGGPVGLVVALRAADAGLTVTVLEPRHGPVDKACGEGLMPAARERLAQVGAAPNGHDLASIVYTDGRHRVSAPLTRPGLGVRRTVLHAALLEAADRAGVQVRHTRMIGIEPGDPRDHARPARVRTSDGQERTAPFVVAADGLHSPTRRALGLERPARLPRRFGLRAHYAVAPWSDAVEVHWSRNAEAYVTPVADDLVGVALLCRPPGRWDPTWRSFPELAWRLAGSEQTSAVRGAGPLRQRVRSMVRGRVLLVGDAAGYVDALTGEGLTLGTAQAFAAVDAVLAGSPAQYARRAPALGRRSTLLTRGLLAVSGQPAIRRLIVPAAARVPAVYRGAVHQLAGGH, encoded by the coding sequence GTGGACCTACTCGTCGTCGGCGGTGGCCCGGTGGGTCTGGTCGTCGCCCTGCGCGCCGCGGACGCCGGCCTGACGGTCACCGTGCTCGAGCCCCGCCATGGCCCGGTCGACAAGGCATGCGGGGAGGGCCTGATGCCGGCCGCACGGGAGCGGCTCGCGCAGGTGGGCGCCGCGCCGAACGGTCACGACCTGGCCAGCATCGTCTACACCGACGGGCGGCATCGGGTCAGCGCCCCGCTGACCCGGCCTGGGCTCGGCGTCCGGCGCACCGTCCTGCACGCCGCCCTGCTCGAGGCGGCCGACCGGGCAGGGGTGCAGGTCCGGCATACCCGGATGATCGGGATCGAGCCCGGCGACCCACGGGACCACGCCCGGCCGGCCCGGGTCCGCACCTCGGACGGCCAGGAGCGCACGGCGCCCTTCGTGGTGGCTGCCGACGGGCTGCACTCCCCCACCCGCCGGGCCCTGGGGCTGGAGCGGCCGGCCCGGCTCCCACGGCGGTTCGGGCTGCGCGCCCACTACGCCGTGGCGCCGTGGAGCGACGCGGTCGAGGTGCACTGGAGCCGGAACGCAGAGGCCTACGTCACCCCGGTCGCCGACGACCTGGTGGGCGTGGCCCTGCTGTGCCGACCACCGGGCCGCTGGGACCCGACGTGGCGGAGCTTCCCCGAACTGGCCTGGCGACTCGCCGGCAGCGAGCAGACCTCGGCAGTCCGGGGTGCTGGGCCGCTGCGCCAGCGCGTGCGGTCCATGGTCCGGGGCCGGGTGCTGCTGGTGGGTGACGCCGCAGGGTATGTGGATGCTCTCACCGGGGAGGGGTTGACGCTGGGCACCGCCCAGGCCTTCGCCGCCGTAGACGCCGTGCTGGCCGGGTCGCCGGCGCAGTACGCACGTCGGGCCCCTGCCCTGGGGCGCCGGAGCACGCTGCTGACCCGCGGGTTGCTGGCCGTCTCCGGCCAGCCCGCCATCCGCCGGCTCATCGTCCCGGCCGCGGCCCGGGTGCCCGCCGTCTACCGGGGCGCCGTGCATCAGCTCGCGGGCGGGCACTGA
- a CDS encoding isoprenylcysteine carboxyl methyltransferase family protein — protein MSSEQWFTLLVGLVALERLAELVISTRNARAALARGGVESGQGHYRPMVLLHIALLAGALAEVWWLDRPWVPALGWSMLAAVLIAQGLRWWCILVLGRAWNTRVIVVPGGERVERGPYRWLPHPNYVAVVLEGVALPLVHGAWVTAAVFTVLNAWLLTVRIRVEDRALRQLT, from the coding sequence GTGAGCAGCGAGCAGTGGTTCACGCTGCTGGTCGGGCTGGTAGCCCTGGAGCGGCTCGCCGAGCTGGTCATCTCCACGCGCAACGCCCGGGCTGCGCTGGCCCGTGGCGGAGTGGAGTCGGGCCAGGGACACTACCGGCCGATGGTCCTGCTGCACATCGCGCTCCTGGCGGGTGCGCTGGCCGAGGTGTGGTGGCTGGACCGGCCCTGGGTGCCGGCCCTGGGCTGGAGCATGCTCGCGGCCGTGCTGATCGCCCAGGGGCTGCGCTGGTGGTGCATCCTCGTGCTGGGCCGGGCGTGGAACACGCGCGTCATCGTCGTCCCGGGGGGCGAGCGGGTCGAGCGCGGCCCCTACCGCTGGCTGCCTCACCCGAACTACGTCGCCGTGGTGCTGGAGGGTGTCGCGCTGCCGCTGGTGCACGGGGCCTGGGTCACCGCCGCCGTCTTCACCGTCCTCAACGCCTGGTTGCTGACCGTCCGGATCCGCGTCGAGGACCGGGCACTGCGGCAGCTGACCTGA
- a CDS encoding type III polyketide synthase — MPAIAAVRGALPRHRYPQHELTATLARVIGLDPVRTAVLQRLHANAGVATRHLAFPLEDYEHLTLDFGTANDAFVQVGTDLAERAVTDALAAASLRAQDVDLIVSTTVTGIAVPSLDARLMARLPFRPDLRRLPLAGLGCVGGAAGVARVREWLAGEPDGVAVLLAVELCSLTLQQDDDSTANLVASGLFGDGAAAVVMLGDRAAQRHALPGGGAPVQVVSSRSRMYADTAGAMGWDVGASGLRIVLGTEVPDLVREHVREDVDQHLARHGLTREDIGWWVAHPGGPKVLQALAAALEVDDEALGVTWRSLHRIGNLSSVSVLHVLADTLADHPPAPGSHGLLMAMGPGFCLETVLLQAPWSRPEPTRAAG, encoded by the coding sequence ATGCCTGCGATCGCTGCCGTCCGCGGAGCGCTGCCCCGCCACCGTTACCCCCAGCACGAGCTGACGGCCACACTCGCTCGCGTCATCGGCCTGGACCCGGTCCGCACCGCCGTGCTGCAGCGGCTGCACGCCAACGCAGGCGTGGCCACCCGGCACCTGGCGTTTCCGCTGGAGGACTACGAGCACCTCACCCTCGACTTCGGCACCGCCAACGACGCCTTCGTGCAGGTCGGGACCGACCTGGCCGAGCGGGCCGTGACCGACGCCCTGGCCGCGGCCAGCCTCCGAGCCCAGGACGTGGACCTGATCGTCTCCACCACGGTGACCGGCATCGCGGTCCCCTCCCTGGACGCGCGGCTGATGGCCCGGCTGCCGTTCCGGCCCGACCTGCGTCGTCTGCCCCTGGCCGGGCTGGGCTGTGTGGGCGGCGCCGCCGGCGTGGCTCGGGTGCGGGAGTGGCTCGCCGGGGAGCCCGACGGGGTCGCGGTGCTGCTGGCCGTCGAGCTGTGCAGCCTGACCCTGCAGCAGGACGACGACTCCACCGCCAATCTGGTCGCCAGCGGTCTTTTCGGCGACGGGGCGGCCGCCGTCGTCATGCTCGGGGACCGGGCCGCCCAGCGGCACGCCCTGCCGGGGGGTGGCGCACCGGTGCAGGTGGTCAGCAGCCGCAGCCGGATGTATGCCGACACCGCCGGGGCGATGGGGTGGGACGTGGGAGCCTCCGGCCTGCGCATCGTGCTCGGCACCGAGGTGCCGGACCTGGTCCGGGAGCACGTGCGGGAGGACGTCGACCAGCACCTGGCCCGGCATGGACTGACCCGCGAGGACATCGGCTGGTGGGTGGCCCACCCCGGCGGGCCCAAGGTGCTGCAGGCGCTGGCCGCGGCGTTGGAGGTGGACGACGAGGCGCTCGGGGTCACCTGGCGCTCGCTGCACCGGATCGGCAACCTCTCCTCGGTCTCGGTCCTGCACGTGCTCGCCGACACCCTGGCCGACCATCCGCCGGCCCCTGGCAGCCACGGTCTGCTCATGGCGATGGGTCCGGGCTTCTGCCTGGAGACGGTGCTGCTGCAGGCCCCGTGGTCGCGGCCGGAGCCGACGAGGGCTGCGGGGTGA